A window of Hordeum vulgare subsp. vulgare chromosome 5H, MorexV3_pseudomolecules_assembly, whole genome shotgun sequence genomic DNA:
TGGTATGCAAGATGGGGAAAGTAAACAAAATGCATGATGAGTAAAGTAGTTATGGCTCAGTTTGCGCTTGCTGCACTGTGATGAGCTGTGCATATTTTTTAAATCTGCTGTTGAAAAATCGCCACAAAAGTAGGCAAAAGTGGGTGAAACAAACACTAAAATAGGCAAAAGCGGGTGGGGCAAATGCGATTATGGTAATCCACCGCAATGCTAAACGCAGCCTATGTCCAATTATATTCCTAGTACAGAAGTTGACTTCAGTTGGATGTATGAAGTTATCCTAAACACAGAGATCTTTAGGATAGATACCTGTATCGCAAAAGATCTATTTCTTGGTCTGACATATATATACAAGGTTGGGAACAAAGGGTGTGTATGGTTTGAGTCTACGGTTGCCCCACCAAATACTTGGCTAGCCAAAATTTTGGTCAAGGTTATGTGTGTCCCAAGAGTTGGCCAACTTTGACTAAAAAATGAAGAGGAGTTGGAAACGAGCACTGGCATGGCCAAAAAGTTGGCAACCATCCAAAACAAGACCAAAGTTTTGGTCATAGCCAAAAAATTGGTATATTGGCTACAAAACAAGCAATACAAAAGTATTTATGAAGCAGATAAGTAGAGGCTACAAAAATAGGGAAGGGTATAATCTATGATTCCCAAGATAAGGTCTTAGAAGAAACCTGCATCCACGGCTCTGTTGGGGCCAAATCCCCTGGAATTGCAGTTGGGGTCACTTTACCATGCAATGCAGGAGAGGAGCTTGCTGTATTTGCCCAGTAGTCCATTCCTATTTTCAAGTTTGTTGTTGGACCAGGCACTGGACCACTTGATGGCATTTGCATAATTGCCGAAGTTTGCTTCAACTGCGCCTGGGATGGTGAAGGTGATACACCATTCTGGGAACTTCGGACATCTGATAGCACCCACAACAAAGTTCAGAAGCTTCATAAAGTACAAACAAGAAAGCAAACATAAGAATTTTTATCAGCATACCTCCATCTTGTTCTTGTCCACTTTCCTTGTGTTGTAAATCCTGTAAAGATTACTCAAAAATGCAAAGATATTAAGACTTCTCGCAAGAAATAAACACGAAATGATATAGCATATCTGGGAATCATAAACACCGCACATTTAAACTCAAGGTGCATATGCTGCCTAAAAATGTACAAGCAAGTATGCACATCTGGTCAGAAAAGTTTTAGTGCTGCAGGATCATAGCTTACATTCTGAGAATTCGCTTCACTTCCCTCACTTGAACTTTCACTTCCACTTTCCCCACTGCAAGAAACGAGGTAATACAAACTGAATTTTGCAGACAAGGAGGAAGTACCGTTATTATTGAAATTGACCACACACTAACCTTTGAGAGATGGTTCCATTGGCTGAAGCCCCTGAGGTCTTACCATGTTCGACACAGTTTTTCCCTGTAATCATGTTCAAGCTACCCAAACTTCCTTTGGATCTTTTAATGGGACTTTTTTCTATTCCATCAGAGGATTTGCCATTTGTTTCACCACCAGCAGTAGCAGGAGTGGTGGTAGTTCCCTGAAATATTAGGTCCATTAGACTCCACAATGAAAGAGAAAATCAGTCAATCTAAGGATGCCTCGTCTTACAGTAGCATCAGGATTGCCATTTGAAGATGACATTGCATAGGGAGCAAATGGGTGTGCACCCTGCAGGATTATGCAATGACTCAGCAAATGTCAGCCTCTAAGCAGTACCATTGTAGGTATATACTGAAAATTAAAGCAACGTGCTGAAGCATACCGGGCGCATTGATGGGTGAGCATAAACTCCTCCAGGAGGGTATATGACATATGGTGGAGTCCCATATGGTGGCATCATAGGCTGACAAAAGGCAACAAGAAACTCATGAGAAAAAAAACACTATTTAAGGTACATGCAGAGTATTACATCAACTACACATTAGTCTTGGACCATTTTAACGGTCTCCTTCATTTTGGTGAACCGATTGCAGAGAAGTCCCAGGAATTTTGTTAGAtggttaattatctcatactccgGTAACACAATCACGGTGGACATAGCagcggcgacaacgacgaccagCAGCCAGCACCTCATCCCTTGCTTTCGCCACGGTTAGAGACCGGCATACACTCTGTGCCGGTGGGCAATGAGCAGATGTGTCTCATATCCAGCCACGGCAACAGCCAACTCCATGGACGGAACAAGAGCACCGCCCAACTCTTGTCAATGTAAAACTTTTGCATCCCTGGTAATCATAAGGAATAGCTTTATTGCTCCTACTAATTAATATATGCATGCACGCAGGATTGCCCAACCTGGGTGGTGACTAAGATAACAGCACTACCAGGGTGAAGCACATCAAGCATCTTCGGCCCAAGATACATCAGTCTTTGACAGCCACATGTGCTTCTTTTCCGTGCCTAGCGTGTCAATTGAACTCCTCCCACATGGTGCCAGTCCATGGATCAGCATGATGGATTGTTGCGGCTCCGGTGGTGTTCAATGACAGTGGCTTGTTTGGCCGGATGGTGCGGTGCGCTCGTGATGGACTGCACGACGCATGACTCTGACACATATCTTATGTGCGGCCTGTGAACTTGAGTTGTTGTCTCACATACACACATACTCATATCAATTGGAATCttgtttgttgctgttgttggatgTATGAAATGACACGTCCCATATTTAGTCAACTTCAGGTTATTTCAGAGTCCAAACTTAAATCCATGTGGCTAGTACGTACATGGTGTTTCATTTGCACTTGTACAATCGAGAATATATACTCCTCCTGATGCACATATGTACTCTATCTTGGGGATGAATATACATCTCCATGCCTCCATGGTTGAATATACTACCAGTACTTGTTCTCATATATACTCCTTACAAAACACCGGTACATACTCCTTCCAACAGAAATATTCTACACTCCATTACGCAATTTTTCGGTATATACTCCTTCAGGAAAAAATCAGCATATACTCCTTTGAGAAGAAAAAGCATTATATGCTACTTTACAGAAACTAGTAGATAGTAATTACAATGATGAAAAGTATATACTTCTTTGAAAAGGTTTACTATATGCTCCTTTAAAAGTACTCCCgccgttcacaaatataagatgttataCATCCGATTCACAAaaaagttagaacatcttatatttgtgaacggatcaacggagggagtagtatatactACTTAGAAAACCAGTATATACCCCCATGGCAATACACATACTGAAATTTGTATGGTGATGCTCAATATATCACATATAATTCAATATATATTCCCCGTCACCATATTTAAAAAGGAGAGTAGGTGTTTGTTACGTAGTATAATACTTCCTTGATAATAAGATCCAGTAGGTGCATGCCGCCATCCACATACAGCAAGTTGACTTCTTTTTTCTGTCGGTTAGTTTGTCAGCAGGTTGACTTCTTTTTCTGTCGGTTAGTTTGTTATTGGATATACCCAACTCAAACTATCTGGGTGGGAGTATGTACTCCTAAGAGTACAAAAGAGGTGTCCGGGTTACCCCCCCTCCCCGATCTTATTCAGATCTTGAATGTTTTTAAACAGGTCGCGGGCACAGGAAAAGTGATCTCTCTTCGCCTGATTAGTTTGTCCATGGGTCTCCCTAGTCCCTACTTTCTTGGCCATTCCGATCCTTCCTATCTAAGTGTAAAATTAACCGGATCTGCATGCAATCTAAACAATTCTATCTCTCAGCGCTCTGTATTTCtgtttctctcctctctctcccatgaACCAAAACCAGTGCCGACAAAACAATTGGATAGTGAACGATGAGAGCAACACAAGAGGTAGTATGAATTTATGTGATTCATTTCCATACATGTGCCTTGCTAATTGTCTTCTTAATTTTAGATGAACACCCTGGCGCGTCTCCCGGAAAATATACCATTGGCTGTGTGCTAGATGAACGCCGATCTCCGTGTTTGAAAGACACTGGTCGATTAAAACAGGACGTGCAGCTTGCTAATTGATGTCTTATCACACTCATTTGCTTTTTGCAAATCTGCAGCCGTGTGCCATGCCATCAACTGCACGACAATGGTCGCCGGGATCCCAAGGTGAAGCAGTGCAGGTGCAATGAGATACGAGGAGCACCCACGCTGAAGCGAAAACATTTCACCTCATCCGCGATAGATCCTCAGCAGTGGTGGAATCATGACACTATAGTGGTGTCTACACATATA
This region includes:
- the LOC123399021 gene encoding bZIP transcription factor 1-D produces the protein MRSSEAETPAKANKASTPQEQQPPTSSTTTPTVYPDWTNFQGYPPIPPHGFFPSPVVSNPQGHPYMWGPQPMMPPYGTPPYVIYPPGGVYAHPSMRPGAHPFAPYAMSSSNGNPDATGTTTTPATAGGETNGKSSDGIEKSPIKRSKGSLGSLNMITGKNCVEHGKTSGASANGTISQSGESGSESSSEGSEANSQNDLQHKESGQEQDGDVRSSQNGVSPSPSQAQLKQTSAIMQMPSSGPVPGPTTNLKIGMDYWANTASSSPALHGKVTPTAIPGDLAPTEPWMQDERELKRQKRKQSNRDSARRSRLRKQAECEELAQRAEVLKQENASLKDEVSRIRKEYDELLSKNSSLKDNIGDKQHKTDEAGLHNKLQRSGDDNQKDTN